The DNA sequence ATCCTTGGCTTTCTTGTGGTAACCCAGCGTTGGTCAGACAGCCAAGCAGACGCTACCTGGAATACTGTAGCTACCAATCCGGATCCCCGCGTCGTTTCAGCAACCATGACCATGATACGAGGTATAGTCAACCTCATGAAGCCCATGGAGCTAATGTATCTCTGCACGAAGCTTTACGAGTTACCCATCGGTACCTACACGCTGGAAATTCTACGGTTTCTTCGAGAGATCAGCACAAGGATTACGGACAAGGCCACACCCGAGGATTATGCCGCAAGAGGTCCTAGTGGTTGTCCTTGGAACGTTTGCATTCGCATGGTATGCGATACTGTGTCTCATGTGGAGACGACCAAGGGTATGCTGGACATTCATAACGAGGCTGTCGATCATCTGCGACTGTTAGTCCACAAGGTCCCCATTGATGAGCGCCTAGCTATCTATCGCGAATGCGCTGGTCACATTGGGAGCCACTCACCAAAGGCTACCGGTAGTGTCAAGGTTATTTCCATTCTTGCTTCGCCATTTCATCCAGCCACGGATGCGTTCTTTCAGCAGAATCAGGATGTGGTACGCATGATTCTAGAAGAAATCCCCTGGTTCGTAGAAGCCGAACGGGAAACTGGAGCCAATGCGGCAGCTTCAATGGCTCTCAGTTATCGATTAGAGCTTCTCTCGCTCATGATCCATCGTGTTGGGTCCTCAATACCCACCGAGATTTATGAGGATCTCTGGGAGTACACCATCGGTACGCGTGCACTCTCAAACGACGCCCGGGATTCTGCATGGAAGCAGTTACTGCAAACGAACAAATCGGCCCCGAACAACGAATACTGCAGACGACTCGTCTCTTCGCATCTACCCAACATGGAACCCAAATTCTACACCCATGCCATGTTCGAATTCGTCGAAAACTACAGTTTCCCTACCACTCATCATGTCGTGGAGACGGATGATGGGGAGAACACGGTATTGCAGATTCCTGGAGCCGAGTTGCTCTGGCCTATGATCCTTTCTTCGCCAGAGGGTACGATTGAAGACTGCGCTGCACGTCTACTCGCAGCTCGTTATGTGCAGATTGACGAAGCCGAGGGCGTCACGCTGGGGGATGTAGAGGCAGCCCATGTTATACTTGTCGAGAAGTGCATGCAAGAGATTCGATCCGCATGTAAGATTGTACGCACTCAGCCGTCTAGTAGTGTAGATGCAGGTACAAACGCTACCGTATCCGATACGACGGTGCAAGAGAAAGAGGGCCGCTGTCGAAGGATAATTCTGTTCCAAAAGTTGTTGCTTGCAAAGATACGCCAAAAACCAGAGTTCAATCGCGGCCGGAGAGCAGACTCCAAGGTCGACGAGATGGATGTACCCTATGGCGATGCGATTACCATTCGCTTTCAAAGCGGCAACAAAGAGAGGCAAACCGTCATGATGGGCGCGGACCACACATTGGATGATCTCTACCGGAAGCTATGTCACGTCGTTGGCTATACCAAGGTCAATCTCTTCGCCAGGGGCCAAAGGCTCAACGTAGCCGAGAGACCGAACGAGAAGATTTGCGAAGTCGACTTCGGAGGCCAGCTTCTTGTCCAAGGAACACCGGGTACAGAAGTTACGCGTCCCCTGTCTGTGATAGCCATTGGTTCCTCGGTTTTTGAATCCACTGTTGTCAAGTACTTTGATGAGCTGTTTTCATTGATGGATTCCGATGATACCATCAGTAAATTGGTAGGAGTCCATTCGGAGTTGTATGTTACCTTGCTAACTTTTCCTAGCTATTTGAGTACTTGAGCTTCTTCCCAGCCCCAAGCTCTATTGTAGATAGCGTCATGACCGACGAAGCACAGTCTGAAGACCTTTTCCCACCAGGAAAGTTCTTCCAGGCACGGTACGCGGCACTCGCCCTTCAAGCTAGATTGCAAGAGCAGATACGCTATGTAAGTAAAAGACGGGAAACCCACGTTCACTTCATTACTGACTTGTGCAAAGTCGACCCTTGATGAGAAGTTTGTAACAAAGGCCATACGCCACCTGGATGCAGCACTTCTGAACACTACCCTCATCGCTGAAAAGATTGCGAGCTTGCAAGAGCGTCGATTAGCAACAGTCCTTGTCAACGTCCTATTGGAGTTTCTCAGAGGTAAGTACCACGTCGGTAGCTTTGTTGCCATTGCCAACGTCTTATGCGAAGCAGAGCGACCCTCCGCTGAGACATCGGCTACCTACTTTTCCGACGGAGCACGACTCGCCAACCGTCTTGTAACGATCCTATCCGTGGCATTagagaagaaagaaaatGCCGTGGTTATTCATGATTGCTACGGTGTTATTATTGAAGCATCACTGCATTCGCGGGTGATATGGGAAGCTTTTATCAAGCATCCGGAAGTTCCTTCGCTTCACAGGGTACTTCTACTACAAGACGACAGACAGTCAGTCCGAGAGAACATTTCAAAGAAGATTGCTTCAATCTGCGGTGGAGGTCTTCCTTTCACATGTCCACTCAGCCAAGGCGAAATCGCTGGGCAGGTCTGGGCAGGTATTTCTGCTATCCTTCCCGATACTGTACTCTACCCGAAGCAGTCCCGAGAACTATTCACTATGGCCGATCATGTATTCCACGTCCAAGATGAGCATGAACGCAACGAGGGCACCCTCAGAATGTTCCTGGCCACGTGGAGCGGCCTGCTTCTGAAGCATAAGCATGAGGAAATCGTGGGTCGAGAGGAAACCGACTATGTTGTTTCGGGCTTCACAAAGCTTCTTCTGAGCTGCATCATGTCGCTCAAGTCGTTCAAGAGGCCCATTAATGCAAGCGACATTATGGAACAGATTTTCAAGAAATACATTTTCACGAGGAGGTACGTCTGCCGAGCCTCCAGAACACTCGATTCGCTCAATGGGCGATTTGGGTGCATCTTACCATACTCGATGCTAAGAGGGATACTGACAAGATATAGTTCTTCCACGCTAGAAGACGGTGTAGCTCCTGTCCCGATACTGGAGTCCCATACGAGGCGTGAACTGTACGATCTCATGCTTGCCTTGGTCGACGACAGCAGCACGTACAGCAATCTTCTCAAGCTTGCCGAGGAGGTAGAGGATGAAGATTTTGATCCCGTCATGTCAACAATTTCTGTTGATCGCTCCGTGGAGATACGATCCGGCACCGGCTATGTGGGGTTGTATAACCCGCGAGCTATCTGCTATGCAAACTCGCTACTGACACAGCTTTTCATGAATGTAAACTTTCGAAAGTTTATGCTCGGCTTGGAGTTGCAGGAACGCGATGGCTCCCAGAAGCTGCTACTCGAAACGCAGAGGCTCTTCACCAACATGCAGCACTCCTTCCGCAGGGCTGCTGATCCACGCAACTTCGCAGCCTGTGTCAAGGATTCAGAATCCATGCCAATCGATATCAGCATTCAAATGGATGCCGATGAGTTCTACAATTCCCTCTTTGATCAATGGGAACGCCAGCTCATCAATGAGACACATAAGCAGCAATTCCGTTCCTTCTACGGTGGCCAAACTCTTAATCAGATCAAGTCAACGGAATGTGAGCACGTCTCTGAGCGAGCAGAGCCGTTCTTTGCTGTGCAATGCGATGTCTTGGGCAAATCAACTCTACAAGAAAGTCTCCAAGCTTTCGTTAGTGGCGATGTCATGGAGGGCGACAACAAATACAAGTGCGAGTCGTGTGGCGGTAAATACGTGAACGCCGTGAAGCGAACCTGCTTCAAGGAGGTGCCCGACAACCTCATCTTTCACCTCAAACGCTTCGAGTTCGACCTGGTAGACTTCAGCCGTAAGAAGGTTTACGACCATTTTGAGTTCCCGCCGTCGATCGACATCAACGCGTACCACGTTGATTACCTCAGCGACCCGACCAAGCCACAGGAAGAGGACATGTTCGATCTCGTCGGTGTGCTTGTCCACACTGGCACCTGTGAGCATGGTCATTACTATTCTTACATCCGCGAGCGACCTTGCTCCACTGGCAGTAAGGTACCTGACAGTAAGGTACCTCCTTGGTTTGAATTTGACGACTCCAACGTCACGCCTTTCGATCCGGCTGACATCGCATACCGCGCATTCGGAGGCATGACGGATGATACCTACAGCCGGGTACTGAAACAATACTCGGCATACATGCTATTCTACCAACGCCGTACTGCCCTCGACGCAGATCAAAGTCAATGGGTCACTTCTACGAACGAAACAACGCCAAAGGTTCCCATGCCCAAGGATCTAGAGCATGAGGTTGACATTGTCAACGAGGCGCTTGTCCAAGAGTATTGCTTACTTGACCCCGACCATACCGCGTTTGTGCGGCAACTTCATGTGATGTCGCGCTCCATCAATCATGGTTCTTGCTCAGAGGATCACGCTCAGGTATGTACTTGATATCATCGCGTTACTTGAGATACTAATACTCACCAGGAGGTGCATTCGCTTCAGATTGTGCTTGGGCATCTCGGTCGCATCGTCTGGCGCCACCCTAGTTCGGACATCTTTTGCGAAACACTAGTTCAGCTGCGACGTTCAGTTTTGCCATGTACGATGTGCTGCACTATCGCTCTCAAGTTCCTTGCTGGGGATGAGCATGTCTTCTTCAATCTACTCGTTCGTTGCCCACACGCCAAAGTCAGGTCTCAGATACGCAACTTTTTCATCGACTGTCTGAAGGTGGTTCGCGATCAAGATCCTGCCATGTATGGCTTTGAAGGCATGGAGAACGATATGGACGTCGACTCTCCCAGTCTGAAGGAGGGAGTACTCACAGACGTCACGTCTAGGCTACGTCAAATGGCGGATGAGAGCTATCTCTCAACCCGAGGCTGGGACGATTTTTACCTCATGGTGATCCAAATCATAGAGATGGGTCACTCGGAAACCGCCGCATTGCTGAATCATGGGTTCCTCCAGTTCTGCCTGACAATGCTTTCTATGCATGTTCACAAGAGCTTCCAAGAGAGGAACCCTGAGCTATGGAGAATCCTGAACAAGAAGACAGGAATCTACAATAGGCTTGTCGCCTGTGCTTCCACCCTACTCTCGCAGATGGATACACATCTACCCGTCATCGAACGAAACTCGAGTGTAGATCGACAGGATACTCTGGATCGAGAAAGCATGCGGTTCCCTCTGACATTTGACGAGAGAGCAATGCTGTATTATTGGGACAACGAGCTCAAGGCAATTGCAGTCCTGGACAAGGCTTTGGAGATGTTCGATTCCTCCAAAGTGGATCAATTCTGTCCGGGTGACATTGTCAAGTCGATGCTTGGCTGGGCGAACGCGCAAGCCCAGAACAATCTGTTGAAGACCATCAACGACGGAATTGCCCTTGATCCTCCTTTCTGCGATGCATACATGAGAGCAGGCCTGTCGTTCTGCGAAGCCTCTCCTGCCGTCGACAATGTCCTGAAGATCATCACCGCGGTGACAAAGGCAATCGCATCGCAGACCCGGGTTGACGAGGAGCGCCCCCCAGGCGGACCTGCTGTCCTCGGATTCATCGTTGGCCTTCTCAACGCAGACAACACGGCCATCTTCCAGCAAAAGAACCGACATGTGTTCTTTTACTGGATCATGGCGAAGAGCCGCACGTGGGCACCTCCTCTGCTTATGCATACAGTGGACAGTGTACGTCACGGTGCAAATCTCGTCTTGCGGGAGCTTTACAAGACTCATAACGACTGGCCCGAGGAATTGGTGCACGCTCAATGGAGAACGCTCCGCGAACTAGCTATTGAGATGATGCAGCATATTCTTTCCGGGAAGAACCAGTGTATGCTCAAGTCACATCTGAGTGTACTTATTGAGGCTTGCGAGTACCTTATTCAGCAGCTCTTCGACCTGAGCCAAAGCGAGGACCCGGCGTTAGAAGCGTATCGAGACGAAGTCCAAGATCCAAGCTGCATTTTCCAATGGCAGCAGCACGTTGAGCCTGCTATAAACTCATGGCCGCAAGATGACGGCCTCTCGGCGGGTGATGTGTATGAGCAGTCAGAATTTGGTAGTGAGTCTGATATGGAGGACGTGGCCGATGTTGATGCATGATTATTAATCGGCTCCGCGTCTACAGGCAGCTCGCATTCATGGACCCTTGTGTCTCCTTTGCATGGTAGTAATAGCAGTGGTAAATCTCTGGAGTTTGGGGGTTTGGAGGCTGCGTCGCTGGGGAAGGGAGACGACGATGTCACGATGTCGACGAACTTTTAGATGGCCGCATGGCGTTTTTATGGTAGAGATGATAGATGCGTTGACCTTTCCCTGTCTGCTCCATGGGGTCTGCAGCGTTGAGAGCACCATCATCAACTTATGATTCTTTCTTGATTATTCATATCTGGGCGGCATAGCGAGGGTGCTTGGGCGTACGAGGAGACGGCATGGTTTGATGCACACGCTGGGAATTGGGGTCATGAGTAACCACGTATTACGAGATTAGCCCTGCCTAGATCAAGCATAGTGTGCTTGCATCCATCTCAGTCAGCCTTTGTGGTCTTTTTGCAATGTATGACATGTGATGCGCGTGCGAATCAAAACCGGTAGCTGGTGGAGCTGCGGAGATAACGGCATCGCGGCTACGTCATAGGTACGGAAGCTGGAGGAGCAAATGCCACTTTACCAAGCCTGCGCCGTCATGACGAGTTTGCCTTTTTTTTTCTTAGCTGTGAGAATCTCAAGTTTTGCAATTGATCCCTTTACTTTTTCTTCTTCCAAGTAATTTTTCCTGCTCGTAAACAGCTGCCTCGCCTGGTTTTGTGCTTGCGACTAGCTTAGGAAGCACGCGACAGCCCGTACCCCACGACATAGCGCCAGAGTCTCACCACGATAGTAGACCAGCGAAGAAGGAAAGAGAAAGTCTAGAGCAATTGAAGCTTGAAAATCTGTCACAATGGCGAACAAATTGGACGCGATAAAGCCGCAGAAGAAGATTGAGCTCTTCTCCGGCTCATACTTTGCGGCATGCACAATGGGAGGCATCATCGCATGCGGACCTACACATACAATGGTTACGCCTCTAGATCTGGTAAGCAACTCACCTCACCCTATTCTAAACCCCCAACCGGCTCTAACACATCAAACCAGGTAAAATGCCGACGCCAAGTCGACTCCTCCCTCTACAAGTCCAACTCACAAGCCTGGAAAATGATCTACTCCAAAGAAGGTCTCCGCGGCGTCTTCTTCGGCTGGACCCCAACCTTCATCGGCTACTCGATGCAAGGCGCGGGAAAATACGGCTTCTACGAAGGCTTCAAGTACCTCTACGGCGACAAACTCGCGCCCGGAGCACCCAAACAAGTCGTCTACCtcgccgcctccgcctcAGCAGAGTTCCTAGCGGACCTCGCCTTGTGCCCCATGGAAGCCATCAAAGTGCGCATGCAGACTACGCTCCCGCCTTTTGCGCACAACTTGCGCGAGGGCTGGGCCAAGGTTATCAAGGAAGAGGGTGTCGGTGGCTTGTACAAGGGATTGTACCCCCTGTGGGCGAGGCAGATTCCGTATACCATGGTCAAGTTTGCGACGTTTGAGGAGACGGTTACGCAGATTTATCGGTTTTTGGGTAAGCCCAAGGAGTCGTTTGGGCCGCTGCAGCAGACCGGGGTTAGTTTCCTGGGTGGGTACATCGCCGGTGTTGGGTGTGCGGTTGTGTCGCATCCTGCAGGTATGTTTAGTTCATTTTCTGTCGAGGAGATCAGGTGGTATGTGGGAAGTGCTAACAAGTTACTGCAGACGTCATGGTGTCGAAACTCAACAGCGACCGCAAGCCTGGTGAGAGTGCGGGTCAAGCTATCGGCAGGATATATGGCAAGATTGGTTTCCCTGGTTTGTGGAATGGTCTGCCTGTTCGTATCTTTATGATTGGTACACTCACGGCGTTTCAATGGCTTATTTATGATTCTTTCAAGGTTTATCTGGGTGTAagtcttcttcttccgtCCGCGCTCGAGTATATGGATGCTAATGTTTTGATCAGCTTCCTACGACTGGTGGTCATTAGACTGTGTTGGGCTCTGGGCATGTGTGATATCGTATGGCGTCTGTATAGTGTTATCTGGCGCTTCGGACTGGGATATTTTAGTAATGAATTAATGGAACCGAACAATGAAGACTAAAAGATGAAGTCTGATATGATGTGTGCGGGGTTCATATTGTTCATATACTTTCCCATCCGGTTTGACATAGTTGTTACATCAACGGTCTTGGCGTTGACGTTTCGTTTTGTGTATCGCCATGCTTACCTATCAAGACGTGGTCGATGTGCGTTTTACTGAAGTGCAGCTATAAATTAGCAAAGTGTCATAGTAACCCCGTGGCAATTGAGATCTTAAAAGGGGGCTGAGGCTAAAAGTGTGGCAGTGTCCTTGAGAGCATGAAGTTTGTGCTGGAAAAGGAGACTTACCCAAGGATTCACATAAGTGTTCGAGAAGAGTGATATTTCAAAACGCCAATTACTGTGACCTTCGGAAAAGGTTAACTGGAAGGATTTTCCGAAAATAAAGGAGAGGCAAAGCGAAATATTCATCACAAGTCACAAATCAAGTCAAAGTCAGGAGCATATTTTGAAAGGAACAAATCCATTAGCGAAATTAAAAGGCTATAAACGACTTAGGTAAAGAAAAGGGTGATGACCCAGGAGCTGGTAAGGTATATCGAGAACAAGAATTGCCAATCTCCACGAAAAGGCGAAAGTACAAACACTCCAAGAGCCATCTACAAAAAATGTTCTATACACATCAGAAAGGTTTTGTTGGCGCTTATTCCACAGGCCGCCATATGCTactcctcctcctcctcctaTTTTCAATTGATCGGTTTGATCCTCATGGTCCAATAGCTCGCCTAAAAGATTCGCTGGTAGGCGAGTCTAGTAAGGTGCTTAGACGACAAAGGTGTAAGGAACCTTGGCGACGTAGGGGTCGGCGGGAGCGGGGGTGCCAGGAGTGGCAGGAGTAGTGACACCGCCACCGATGGGAGTAGTGACACCGCCACCGATGGGAGTAGTGACACCGCCGCCAATGGGAGTAGGGATGGTCTCGCCGCCAGCGCCGGGAGGTTAGGGAGGGGAAGGGTGGGCATGTTCTCGCCGCCAGCGCCGGGGAGGTTAGGGAGGGGAAGGGTGGGCATGTTCTCACCGCCAGCACCGGGGAGGTTAGGGAGGGGAAGGGTGGGCATGTTCTCGCCGCCAGCGCCGGGGAGGGTAGGGAGGTTAGGGATGGTCTCGCCGCCAGCACCGGGGAGGTTAGGGAGACCAGGGATGATGTCGCCGTTATCGCCGCCAATGGGGATAGGAAGACCGCCAGCACCAGGGAGGTTAGGGAGATCAGGGATGATGTCGCCGTTGTCGCCGCCAATGGGGATAGGAAGACCGCCAGCACCGGGGAGGTTAGGGAGATCAGGGATGATGTCACCGTTGTCGCCGTTGTCGCCGCCAATGGGGATGGGAAGACCGCCAGCACCGGGGAGGTTAGGGAGATCAGGGATGATGTCGCCGTTGTCGCCGTTGTCGCCGCCAATGGGGATGGGAAGACCGCCAGCACCGGGGAGGTTAGGGAGGTCAGGGATgatgtcgtcgtcgttgtcgtcgcCGCCGCCGATAATGGGGAGGTCAGGAATGATCTCgtcgtcgttgtcgtcgtcgccgcCGCCGATAATGGGGAGGTCAGGAATGATGTCACCGCCACCGCCGCCAATGGGAAGACCGCCACCACCAATTGGGTTGGGGACGGCCGGAGATGGGACAGCGGGGGAAGGAAGCACACCGTCGTATCCTGAGGCTGGGACGGGGATGGGAGAAACAATCGGGAGGGGAGCAACAACCGGGGCCGATGaatcgtcgtcgtcgtcgtcgcaGTCTCCACCAAGAAGGCTGCCGATAATGGGAAGGCAGAGGGTACGCTTACGCTTCTCCGAGTTCTGCTGGTGCATCTGCTGGTGGGTCTGGAGGGTCGAGGCTTGCGAGCTTGTAGTCTTGCCGAGAACGTTGAAGACAGCATCGTTGTTGGAGAGGATGGCATTGTTGTTGGCGTTGTCGTGGATGTTGTTGTCGGAACCAGGGGAAAGGACGGGAACACGGAAACTGGTACTCTTCAGGACGTCGTTGATGATTCCCTCGCCATTGGTGCCAGAGTTTTGGCCGGTAGTGAGAGCGTTGTTGTCGACGGGCTGCTTGTTGCCCTGACCGGGCATAACACCCTGGAGACCAGCGGTAAGATCCTCAAGAACACCGGCATCGATGGGAGCGGCCTGGACAGAGGCGGCGATGGCGAAAGCGCAGACGGTAAGGTAAGAACGCATCTTGAAGATGGGTGGGTGGTTGATTAGGTAGTGTTTGCTGTGGAGGTGGTAATTGATGGAGCGAGTGTAATAGATATTAGATTATTAGAGTCAGCGAATGTGGTAATAACCAGTGGAGTGAATGTGAGAGTGTGAGAGGAGCTGGATGATGTTCCTAAGGTGGACGGAAGTCTGACTTATATACATCTGAGGCCTTCTGCGGACAGTGGAATTTGATGCTGGCGAAAAAGTAATTGCTTCATGCTCTGCTATGCGTTGAGAGGTGCAAGCGTTGTTCCTCGGTGTGGATCCACTGGTAATGCGCGTCATACCACGGTGAGGATGTTGCTAAGACTGCATCTTGGGCCCCGCAAATAAGCACTACAGATCTCCATTAGAAAAAGTATCGTGTTGCCGTTGTTCAACGCTGTTCCTGTCCGGATGAGGCTTGACATGCCTATTGGCTTTCGCAGAGTGTCTATGGATCCACTGGGGTAAGGTCTCCATAAGCGCTGGTAAGTTGGAACGTCCTCCTTAGCTCATATCGCCGTGCATTTTGCCTGTCAAAATTTCCAGATGATCACTTGGCGTGAGTGGTATGTACTTTGGACGTTGAACTACTTGTCGATGTCGGTGAAGGTGACGCTCATCCATCTGGTGGGCTTTTCATGGAATTCAGCACGATAACTGTGATAGGAACTTCTCCAGTACATCTGAGCCGCATTACTGCGTTTCACGCATCGTGGGTATCGCAAGCGTCGGGTGTTGCAAGGCTTGACGCGCTTGCGGTTGAGGATGTTGTTCCTGCATGCTCCCGCAAGCGGCACGTGCTCATGGCGATCTGCCGCTAGCGGGGGACGCGCTTCCAAAGTTCCATGCTTCAATTACGTCGTTTCGGAACATATCCTGCAGCCACACCATTGGATGTCAATGTCAACTGTGGCTGGTGTGTATGATTGAAGCTGCTGACCCAGATCGAAGACATTCGACATCTACATCTGCAGATGTCTCCATCGAAGGCCCTCCCCGACCATTTCAGCCAAAGCGACGAACCACATTCAACAATGCAATGCTTTGTGAGCCTGGTTTCTAATATCGCGGTAAAGCATGCTTACGGAACCTGGTATGTTGGTCGAGTGCCGCTAGCCGTGGCAGTACACCACTTTCTTTTTAGCCAAGCAACACCTGTGCTCTCAACAGCTTCACCACACCGGTATCGAAGCACTGAGGGGCCGCCCTTGGCATACATTGGCATTTCGCATGCACACATGACTGAATGCTTCGAGAACTCATGCATACCAGTCTTGAAAGAGTAGTGGGGCTCAGCGCGTAGATGCAGCTGTCAAACTTCATGCTGGACAGCCTACAGCGCTCCCAGCACCTCACTTCTCGCAACGATGAGTCCCGAGGAAGCAACCGCATACTTTGGTACTGATTTATTGATAATCTTGACTAGGTGATTTATTATGATTATGTTGAGGATATACAGTCTGTGTAACCATCACTCATCTTGACCATCGCTCGTGGTTTGAGCGCTATTCGGAACGCGGGGCAAGTCAATGGTGGGAAAAAGCAAAAGTCGCAGAACAAGCAAAACGCCACGCGCAGTAGGTACCGAGAATATCTAACACGTCCCAAAACGACACTTATTACTGACCGGCTACTGTTTGCTTTTCATGTTCTGCTTTTTTGTCGTCTCCATTCTGAGCGCTCTCTGCCCGGCGATGTTCCCCGGGCCCTATCAAGTTGTAGTAAGATGTTGGTTTCTCTTGTCGAGGTCTTCCCTTTCCTGACCGCTTCTGTCGGCGGAAACTGGTACGTGGGGTACATCGTGATGATGTACAGCACGACTATGTTGACCGCTTGGTGCATCAGGTGGTGTCGGGTACGTCTAACGTGTACATTTTGAGATTCGTGGGTCTCGTTCCAGATTAACGCTGTCTAGCTGTACAGGCAATTGTATACAATACTCGCCGATCTGACAGTGCTGGGTGAGAGATCGGTAGATGGGATGCGTGTAGCTTGCGCACTTCATCGGGGGATAGTGAAGCGGTGTGATTGAGGTGTTGCTGTCCTGTACGGAGTGATTTCGAGGTCAGTCAGTCGCCTAGTGTCATCGCCGTCTTGCTGCATGACTAGCATTTGCGTGACTGCCGGTTGTTTATTAAACTCCGTAATGTTGGTGTTGTGCATCTGCGATCTGGAGTCATGACTTCGTCCATCGCTCACCATGAGGTGTTGAAAACGACGTGAAATAGTTATAGGTAGATCATAATGAACCAATCTATGTCAAGAACATCAAAATAGTAGTCTATAATGTTCCTTATGCATGAGCAGGCACAATTGCTACCAGCGATGCTCGCTTGGCAGAGAATATACCGTTGTGTTTTCACGATATCTCAACTTCCAATGATCGTCTTGTCTTGGATCTCAAGGGTATTCCATAAAAATTTGATTCATAACGATAAGGATATGTTAGCAGTCTATGTATACCATAGGTTACGAAAATCAAATGTCAACACAAGTAGTCCATGTAATATGTTAAGTATCGTATCGAAATTTTTTGACAATAATCCTACATACTCTACATGTTCGAAAATTCATCACGAACACAAATTCATACGTGATGACACCAAACTTAATAGATATTAAGATATCAGCTATATGTTTTCTTTGAACACATTTTGGGTAAGTCCAGACAGCGTATAGACGTTTCACAGAGGATGTGTTGTATCTTTATAAAAGTCTTGGCGGCGCCGATGCTGAATGAGGTCTTTGCTAGCAACCATAAGTTCGGCCCGCTGCCGGAACAAAATCAGTTCTCTTGAACTGATATAGATTTGAATACCATATACAGATGATGATATACAACAAAAAGGCGCGTTGGGTTGCATGTGATAGCTATATTTCTCGCCATTGACGGGCATCATAAATACGACGTAAACTCCAGAGATTACTTTTACCCAACCAGACATATCCAACATGATATCTACAAAAACTTTCACAAACATGACTTTCGTTATGTTTTACTCAGAGTCTGTAACACAGCCCTGGCTAGCATCCTTGACAAACCTCGCATACTTGAACAGCGTACCCTTCTTATACTTCAGTTCCGGCGCCTTCCAGCTCTTTCTCCGCTCAGCCAGTTCCTGCTCGCTAACGCCAATGTTGAGCTCGTTTGATTCAGAGTCAATGGTGATTTCGTCGCCGTCCCTTACGAGACCAATGGGACCACCCTCTTGGGCTTCGGGCACAATGTGACCGATCAAGAAACCGTGGCTACCACCACTGAAGCGGCCGTCGGTGATGAGTGCGACGTCCTTGCCAAGACCGGCGCCCATGATGGCGGAGCTGGGCTTCAGCATCTCGGGCATACCGGGGCCGCCCTTGGGGCCTTCGTATCGGATGACGACGAC is a window from the Pyrenophora tritici-repentis strain M4 chromosome 7, whole genome shotgun sequence genome containing:
- a CDS encoding Ubiquitin carboxyl-terminal hydrolase gives rise to the protein MTDIFYAFLSAYVRLCSLLLLADVQLLSLPRSDDIYLPPLLSPKHIRHLPAILRADRAPVYAMMSRDHSTDLRKLCLRLQQDFLVAEGPENLFRLADRAIQHVPMSLQNFIASNVVVVLQALGSSIFVNHISTSAQARSEFCRGTLLFLEKYMDDLFNLDRTTDANCARDLIQSFHYLLFDLCIWDKSIESQLLDRFLDFKSAESPTTSSSSEVAQTRDQDAYRRDAECFPALVANAWKFKILRRYLTKGKMDLRMMSITAMDTGLVDIWKQYNDREPECRHPVMQYLADFLLDGNVMDYIISVDSHPQLIARAGNILGFLVVTQRWSDSQADATWNTVATNPDPRVVSATMTMIRGIVNLMKPMELMYLCTKLYELPIGTYTLEILRFLREISTRITDKATPEDYAARGPSGCPWNVCIRMVCDTVSHVETTKGMLDIHNEAVDHLRLLVHKVPIDERLAIYRECAGHIGSHSPKATGSVKVISILASPFHPATDAFFQQNQDVVRMILEEIPWFVEAERETGANAAASMALSYRLELLSLMIHRVGSSIPTEIYEDLWEYTIGTRALSNDARDSAWKQLLQTNKSAPNNEYCRRLVSSHLPNMEPKFYTHAMFEFVENYSFPTTHHVVETDDGENTVLQIPGAELLWPMILSSPEGTIEDCAARLLAARYVQIDEAEGVTLGDVEAAHVILVEKCMQEIRSACKIVRTQPSSSVDAGTNATVSDTTVQEKEGRCRRIILFQKLLLAKIRQKPEFNRGRRADSKVDEMDVPYGDAITIRFQSGNKERQTVMMGADHTLDDLYRKLCHVVGYTKVNLFARGQRLNVAERPNEKICEVDFGGQLLVQGTPGTEVTRPLSVIAIGSSVFESTVVKYFDELFSLMDSDDTISKLLFEYLSFFPAPSSIVDSVMTDEAQSEDLFPPGKFFQARYAALALQARLQEQIRYSTLDEKFVTKAIRHLDAALLNTTLIAEKIASLQERRLATVLVNVLLEFLRGKYHVGSFVAIANVLCEAERPSAETSATYFSDGARLANRLVTILSVALEKKENAVVIHDCYGVIIEASLHSRVIWEAFIKHPEVPSLHRVLLLQDDRQSVRENISKKIASICGGGLPFTCPLSQGEIAGQVWAGISAILPDTVLYPKQSRELFTMADHVFHVQDEHERNEGTLRMFLATWSGLLLKHKHEEIVGREETDYVVSGFTKLLLSCIMSLKSFKRPINASDIMEQIFKKYIFTRSSSTLEDGVAPVPILESHTRRELYDLMLALVDDSSTYSNLLKLAEEVEDEDFDPVMSTISVDRSVEIRSGTGYVGLYNPRAICYANSLLTQLFMNVNFRKFMLGLELQERDGSQKLLLETQRLFTNMQHSFRRAADPRNFAACVKDSESMPIDISIQMDADEFYNSLFDQWERQLINETHKQQFRSFYGGQTLNQIKSTECEHVSERAEPFFAVQCDVLGKSTLQESLQAFVSGDVMEGDNKYKCESCGGKYVNAVKRTCFKEVPDNLIFHLKRFEFDLVDFSRKKVYDHFEFPPSIDINAYHVDYLSDPTKPQEEDMFDLVGVLVHTGTCEHGHYYSYIRERPCSTGSKVPDSKVPPWFEFDDSNVTPFDPADIAYRAFGGMTDDTYSRVLKQYSAYMLFYQRRTALDADQSQWVTSTNETTPKVPMPKDLEHEVDIVNEALVQEYCLLDPDHTAFVRQLHVMSRSINHGSCSEDHAQEVHSLQIVLGHLGRIVWRHPSSDIFCETLVQLRRSVLPCTMCCTIALKFLAGDEHVFFNLLVRCPHAKVRSQIRNFFIDCLKVVRDQDPAMYGFEGMENDMDVDSPSLKEGVLTDVTSRLRQMADESYLSTRGWDDFYLMVIQIIEMGHSETAALLNHGFLQFCLTMLSMHVHKSFQERNPELWRILNKKTGIYNRLVACASTLLSQMDTHLPVIERNSSVDRQDTLDRESMRFPLTFDERAMLYYWDNELKAIAVLDKALEMFDSSKVDQFCPGDIVKSMLGWANAQAQNNLLKTINDGIALDPPFCDAYMRAGLSFCEASPAVDNVLKIITAVTKAIASQTRVDEERPPGGPAVLGFIVGLLNADNTAIFQQKNRHVFFYWIMAKSRTWAPPLLMHTVDSVRHGANLVLRELYKTHNDWPEELVHAQWRTLRELAIEMMQHILSGKNQCMLKSHLSVLIEACEYLIQQLFDLSQSEDPALEAYRDEVQDPSCIFQWQQHVEPAINSWPQDDGLSAGDVYEQSEFGSESDMEDVADVDA